In one Leptospira mtsangambouensis genomic region, the following are encoded:
- a CDS encoding LIC_11485 family protein codes for MDIKNINIPKVNVDTQKMMGAVDGLVDKIPSQVQDLLKKIAISLFVFFLIMAIYVGWTNGWENAKPQGMQLAQDTRSLFLLEIERDYNRKRKDVRMSDPEDLKYESNRRMQFDFISERESNGYTHDTIPEEQDFLGKEYDFRNRKAEDTSVPPIYTPSGDGLIPAPIDIQPVTPKEDTKAGSDSDSDSELRMQKMLERVSDLEKKVKVKNEEKNLETLKLPKPPESSEGLGKPRSLDRIPKNLR; via the coding sequence GTGGACATTAAAAATATCAATATTCCCAAAGTCAATGTAGACACCCAGAAAATGATGGGTGCTGTCGATGGACTCGTAGACAAAATTCCTTCCCAAGTCCAAGACTTACTCAAAAAAATTGCCATCTCGCTTTTTGTATTTTTTCTCATCATGGCAATCTATGTGGGTTGGACCAATGGTTGGGAAAATGCCAAACCCCAAGGGATGCAACTGGCTCAAGATACCAGAAGTTTGTTTCTTTTGGAGATTGAAAGGGATTACAATCGGAAACGAAAAGATGTTCGAATGTCCGATCCGGAAGATTTAAAATATGAATCCAATCGTCGGATGCAATTTGATTTTATTAGCGAAAGAGAATCCAACGGATACACACATGATACAATTCCTGAAGAACAAGATTTTTTAGGAAAAGAGTATGACTTTAGAAATCGTAAAGCAGAAGACACTTCCGTTCCTCCCATCTACACTCCGTCAGGTGATGGTTTGATTCCAGCACCTATTGATATCCAACCTGTAACTCCCAAAGAAGATACAAAGGCCGGATCTGATTCAGATTCTGATTCAGAACTTCGGATGCAAAAAATGTTGGAACGAGTGTCTGACTTAGAGAAAAAAGTGAAGGTCAAAAACGAAGAGAAAAATTTGGAAACTTTGAAATTACCCAAACCTCCCGAATCTAGTGAAGGTCTTGGAAAACCTAGAAGTTTAGACCGAATTCCAAAAAACTTACGATGA